Below is a genomic region from Catenuloplanes atrovinosus.
GCGGCGACCGTGGCGATCTCGGTACCCGCCGTCCCCGGCCGCCCCTGGCAGGGCCCGCTGGCCGTGATCCTCGCCCTCACCGCCACCCACCTGCTCCTCCGCCAGTGCCACCGCCGCTTCGGCGGCATCACCGGCGACATCCTCGGCGCCTCCCTCGAACTCGCCACCACCGTCGCCCTGATCACCCTCGCCCTCCGGTGATCGTTCCTCGCTGCGCGGACCCCTCCCGGGATTCGCAGACCGCTCTCTCGCTCCGGGCACACTCTCGCTCCGGGCACCACCCGCTCCGGGCACACTCTCGCTCCGCGGACCACTCTGGCTCCGCCGACCAGTCACGCTCCGCGGATCGCCGGGGGGATATTTCGGCTTCGGACCGCGCGGGTGACCATCAGGTCGCGCCGATGATCAACTCACTTTGTGAGCCTCCGGCACGTAATTCGAGCGAAATTACGTGCCGGAGGCTCACATAGATGAAAAGTCATCGATCGAATTACTGACGATATACCGAAATTTCGGGCGCGGCGCGGCGGACCACCTCGGAACAGATCGGGCGCGGCGCGGCGGACCACCTCGGAACAGATCGGGCGCGGCGCGGCGGACCACCTCGGAACAGATCGGGCGCGGCGCGGCGGACCACCTCGGAACAGATCGGGCGCGGCGCGGCGGACCACCTCGGAACAGATCGGGCGCGGCGCGGCGCGACCGTCTCGGAGCAGATCGGGCGCGGCGCGCCCGAGCACGGACCGAGCGGCGAGCGGCAGCCGGCGCGCCGCGGAGGGCGCGACGTTGAGTATCGCGGCGGCGAGCCGCTGGGGCGTTCGCGGCCGCGGGCCCGCGTTTCCAGCGGCGGCCTCCGCGCGAGCCGGCCGGGACGGCACCCACGGCCGTACCGGGCCGGCAGTGGACGGTGCGACCGGCGGGCCGCCCGGCCGGCGGGCTAGCGCACCGAGGTGGTGACGAAGGGCGGCTTGACGATGGTCATGGGGGTGCGGCGGCCACGGATGTCGACGTGGACGGTGTCGCCGAGGGAGGTGCCGGGGACGGTGTCGAGGAGGGCGAGCGCGATGCCGACCTTGCGCGTCGGGGAGAACGTGCCGCTGGTGATCTCGCCGACGCGGGCGTCGCCGGCGTAGACGTCCATGTGGGCGCGCGGGATGCCGCGGCCCTGTGCCTCCAGGCCGACGAGCACGCGGCGCGGGCCGGACTCCTTTTCGGCGAGCAGCACGTCACGGCCCCAGAACGCGGGCTTGGTCCAGCCGACCGCCCAGCCGGAGCGGCCCTGCACGGGCGTGATGTCCAGCGACAGGTCCTGGCCGTGCAGCGGGTAGCCCATCTCGGTGCGCAGCGTGTCGCGCGCGCCGAGCCCGCACGGCTTCAGCGTGGGGTCCGCGTCGAACAGCGCGTCCCAGACCGCGGTGGCGGACTCCGCCGGTACGACCAGCTCGTACCCGATCTCGCCGGTGTAGCCCGTCCGGCACACGATGATGTCGGCGCCGGCCAGCCGGGCCGGGGCGAAGCTCATGTACTGGTGACCGGTGTCCAGGCCGAGCGTGGCCAGCAGCGCGGGCGAGGCGGGGCCCTGGACGGCCAGCACCGCGAACGCGTCGTGCTCGTTCCGCACGCTGACGCCGGTGGGCGCGGCCTCGGTGAGGCGGCGGACGACCTCGGCGGTGTTGGCCGCGTTCGGGATCAGGAAGACGTGGTCGTCGCCGTGCAGGTAGGCGATGATGTCGTCGACCACGCCGCCGGTGGCGTCGTCGCAGCACAGCGTGTACTGCGCGCGGCCGGGGCCGATGCGGCCGAGGTCGTTGGTGAGGCAGGCGTTGACGAACGCGGCGGCGCCGGGCCCGGTGACGCGCGCCTTGCCGAGGTGGGACACGTCGAAGACGCCGACGTTCTCGCGGACCGCGGTGTGCTCGGCGATGACGCCGCCGTCCGCGTACTCCAGAGGCATCTCCCAGCCTCCGAACGGCGCGAACTTCGCGCCCCGGGAGACGTGCCGGTCGTGCAGGGGAGATCTCTTCATGGGTGGCAACTTACCCGCATCCGACCATCTGGTTAGCATCGGCGGGACATGATGTTGTCCAGCGGGTACGCCTCGCAGACGACCACACCAGCGGATGCGCACCCGCACGCCGCCCAGACGTCGGAGAAGCCGAGTGACTCAGCCCAATCCCTCCCTGCACCTGGTGGACAGCGACCCCGCCGAGCTTGCCGTCGACGCCGTCGTGATCGGCGTGCACAGCCGCGACGACGAGCCGTCCGGTCTGCTGATCGCCAGCGGCGCGGAGAGCATCAC
It encodes:
- the gcvT gene encoding glycine cleavage system aminomethyltransferase GcvT, whose amino-acid sequence is MKRSPLHDRHVSRGAKFAPFGGWEMPLEYADGGVIAEHTAVRENVGVFDVSHLGKARVTGPGAAAFVNACLTNDLGRIGPGRAQYTLCCDDATGGVVDDIIAYLHGDDHVFLIPNAANTAEVVRRLTEAAPTGVSVRNEHDAFAVLAVQGPASPALLATLGLDTGHQYMSFAPARLAGADIIVCRTGYTGEIGYELVVPAESATAVWDALFDADPTLKPCGLGARDTLRTEMGYPLHGQDLSLDITPVQGRSGWAVGWTKPAFWGRDVLLAEKESGPRRVLVGLEAQGRGIPRAHMDVYAGDARVGEITSGTFSPTRKVGIALALLDTVPGTSLGDTVHVDIRGRRTPMTIVKPPFVTTSVR